The following are from one region of the Biomphalaria glabrata chromosome 4, xgBioGlab47.1, whole genome shotgun sequence genome:
- the LOC106056555 gene encoding LOW QUALITY PROTEIN: serine/threonine-protein kinase Nek4-like (The sequence of the model RefSeq protein was modified relative to this genomic sequence to represent the inferred CDS: substituted 1 base at 1 genomic stop codon), whose translation MGLEDFQHIKIIGKGSYGEVWLARHKKDKKQYVLKKMNLGKASKRERKSAEQEAKLLSTLKHPNIVSYKDSFESDNGFLYIAMQYCEGGDLYARLKEQHSVPLEERQVVEWFVQIAMALQYMHERHILHRDLKTQNIFXTKNKIIKVGDLGIARVLDNASDMATTLIGTPYYMSPELFSNKPYNDKSDVWALGCCVYEMTTLKHAFNAKDMNSLVYKILKGKTPPMPRQYSEDLLSLMRSMLHQNPDKRPTVNRILRDPYIKRNIALFLEDTKKNARRSSSSQVSSTRSESRSSSLPTSSSSSSRRPTSSSSSNDVLKQSDTPIKKEVTSDNVFKERKSQDQDQKKSSSNLDFVDLVQSNNSSKSSVKPLPTPKVAISSGLPQHSESKMNAVLPSASKISSLQKESASQSGSLSSSKEECDSSSSPKESASHSQSLASSKDSISQSLDVDTPKSLINLSARQRRRQQKNDTVSSVEPPDSAHIKLRHPPHRAESERVTTAEKKLSVSEVKISASRHPSINDSTSSSSDDTLRSAPELPQEEKAQSKDSKEMNKFLTVLNTTLQKISVHHDSDEETPSAENHEEGRQSIRKSLSMPSVETLTNTSRLMNRIKTLHKDCIKGVGYTVLKKAYEILDKIDEDEVEPKLVDLLGKDNFDEYAGKIWQLKFCEESLYMS comes from the exons ATGGGGCTGGAAGATTTTCAGCATATAAAAATAATAGGAAAAGGTAGTTATGGAGAAGTTTGGCTTGCAAGAcacaagaaagacaaaaaacag TATGTCCTCAAAAAAATGAACTTAGGGAAAGCttctaagagagagagaaaatcaGCAGAACAGGAAGCAAAACTGTTATCCACTTTGAAACACCCGAACATAGTCTCCTACAAAGACTCCTTTGAATCAGACAATGGATTTCTTTACATCGCAATGCAGTACTGTGAGGGGGGTGATCTCTATGCTAGGCTGAAAGAACAACACTCTGTTCCCTTGGAAGAGAGGCAGGTGGTAGAATGGTTTGTGCAGATTGCTATGGCATTACAA tATATGCATGAACGACACATTTTACACAGAGACTTGAAAAcgcagaatattttttaaacaaaaaataaaataattaaagttgGGGATCTTGGCATTGCAAg gGTTTTAGATAATGCAAGTGATATGGCTACAACTTTAATAGGTACACCCTATTATATGAGCCCtgaattattttcaaataaaccATATAATGATAAG tCAGATGTTTGGGCATTAGGATGTTGTGTCTATGAAATGACAACTTTAAAACATGCATTTAATGCTAAAGACATGAATTCACTGGTTTACAAAATACTTAAAGGAAAg ACGCCGCCAATGCCTCGTCAGTACAGTGAAGACCTTTTATCATTAATGAGAAGTATGCTACATCAGAACCCTGATAAAAGACCTACAGTCAACAGGATTTTAAGAGACCCTtacattaaaagaaatattgctTTGTTTCTggaagacacaaagaaaaa TGCCAGAAGAAGTAGCAGTAGTCAAGTGAGCAGCACAAGATCTGAATCACGTTCTTCATCCTTACctacatcatcatcttcatcgtCCCGACGCCCAacttcatcatcttcatctaATGATGTATTAAAGCAATCTGACACCCCT ataaaaaaagaagtaaCTTCTGACAATGTGTTCAAAGAAAGAAAATCCCAAGATCAGGACCAGAAAAAAAGTTCTTCAAATCTAGACTTTGTTGATCTTGTACAG TCAAATAATTCCTCAAAAAGCAGTGTGAAACCTCTACCAACTCCTAAAGTAGCCATCAGTTCTGGTCTACCTCAGCACAGTGAGAGTAAAATGAATGCTGTTTTACCAAGTGCTAGTAAAATTTCATCTTTGCAAAAGGAAAGTGCCAGCCAGTCAGGAAGTTTGTCCTCTTCTAAAGAAGAGTGTGACAGTTCATCTTCTCCTAAAGAGAGTGCCAGTCATTCACAAAGCTTAGCATCTTCTAAAGACAGCATCAGCCAAAGTCTCGATGTAGACACTCCAAAA agtcTGATTAATCTGTCTGCACGCCAGAGaagaagacaacaaaaaaatgacacAGTGTCAT CTGTGGAGCCACCTGATTCTGCTCATATAAAGTTAAGACACCCGCCACATCGAGCTGAGTCAGAAAGAGTTACTACtgctgaaaaaaaa cTGAGTGTGTCAGAGGTGAAGATATCTGCTTCTAGGCATCCGTCCATCAATGACAGCACCAGTAGTTCCTCCGATGATACCCTCAGGTCTGCTCCAGAATTACCTCAGGAGGAGAAGGCACAGAG TAAAGATAGCAAAGAGATGAACAAATTCCTGACAGTGCTAAACACAACATTACAAAAAATCTCAGTACACCATGACTCTGATGAAGAGACTCCATCTGCTGAGAATCATGAGGAGGGAAGACAGAGCATCAGGAAATCTCTTTCAATGCCAA GTGTTGAGACCCTGACCAACACAAGTCGTCTAATgaatagaatcaaaacgttacaCAA
- the LOC106056557 gene encoding prostaglandin reductase 1-like isoform X5 — MFKTDNVIETLHEDYPLRMLVICDVGWRTRTIINPDKQLVRRLADIGSLPASLYLGTLGLPGLCAYFTTCEVFQVKAGDVLVINAASSPISNVVGQIAKIKGCKVIAFAGSKERCDWVRELGFDCVFNANAVGISPALQRVASQGVDFYFDSVGASFTKEVLAHVNSLGTICVCGYISTYGNRECTDPYHLIFSRERQVSSTSVMDYTARFEEAEKQLLDWINMGKLKFRELLFNGFEKLPEALAAVYDMRTVGKVIVKSAAAPSLLTMLVEY; from the exons ATGTTTAAAACAGATAA TGTCATAGAAACACTGCACGAGGATTATCCACTAAGAATGCTCGTTATATGTGATGTCGGCTGGAGAACTCGAACAATTATAAATCCTGACAAGCAATTGGTGCGTCGACTTGCAGATATTGGAAGTTTGCCAGCGTCGCTGTATCTAGGAACTCTGGGGTTACCAGG CTTGTGTGCATATTTCACCACCTGCGAAGTTTTCCAGGTTAAAGCTGGAGATGTTCTTGTGATCAATGCTGCCTCAAGTCCAATTTCTAATGTCGTTGGACAAATAGCGAAAATAAAG GGATGTAAAGTAATTGCCTTCGCAGGATCGAAAGAACGGTGTGACTGGGTTCGAGAGTTGGGCTTTGATTGTGTCTTCAACGCTAACGCTGTCGGAATCTCACCAGCTTTGCAGAGAGTTGCCTCCCAAGGCGTGGACTTCTATTTTGATAGT GTTGGGGCTTCATTTACAAAAGAAGTTCTTGCGCATGTCAACAGTCTGGGAACTATTTGTGTTTGCGGATACATTAGCACTTATGGGAATCGCGAGTGTACAG ATCCCTACCATCTTATTTTCTCCAGAGAACGTCAAGTCTCTAGTACATCAGTCATGGACTACACAGCCAGATTTGAAGAGGCGGAAAAGCAATTGCTGGATTGGATCAATAtg GGAAAACTTAAGTTCCGAGAACTGCTTTTCAATGGCTTTGAAAAATTGCCCGAGGCGTTGGCTGCAGTGTATGACATGAGAACTGTGGGTAAAGTTATTGTCAAGTCTGCAGCAGCTCCCTCTCTGCTTACTATGTTGGTAGagtattaa
- the LOC106056557 gene encoding prostaglandin reductase 1-like isoform X1, translating to MCSFPIDIKYTLKVKTLLVNFVGFVSSNMDDGQKGTSQTWIKCRNFFGTPKRKDFKNVCQDLPDIQKGEILVEALCWTVDNYMTAFNVPEGSIMIGEQVASVIETLHEDYPLRMLVICDVGWRTRTIINPDKQLVRRLADIGSLPASLYLGTLGLPGLCAYFTTCEVFQVKAGDVLVINAASSPISNVVGQIAKIKGCKVIAFAGSKERCDWVRELGFDCVFNANAVGISPALQRVASQGVDFYFDSVGASFTKEVLAHVNSLGTICVCGYISTYGNRECTDPYHLIFSRERQVSSTSVMDYTARFEEAEKQLLDWINMGKLKFRELLFNGFEKLPEALAAVYDMRTVGKVIVKSAAAPSLLTMLVEY from the exons ATGTGTAGTTTTCccatagatataaaatatactttGAAAGTGAAAACTCTTCTGGTTAACTTTGTTGGCTTTGTTTCAAGTAACATGGATGATGGACAG AAAGGAACAAGCCAAACTTGGATCAAATGTAGAAACTTTTTCGGTACaccaaaaagaaaagattttaaaaatgtgtgccAAGACTTACCGGACATTCAAAAGGGAg AAATCCTGGTTGAAGCTCTTTGTTGGACAGTTGACAACTATATGAC AGCATTCAATGTTCCTGAAGGCTCCATCATGATTGGCGAACAGGTAGCAAG TGTCATAGAAACACTGCACGAGGATTATCCACTAAGAATGCTCGTTATATGTGATGTCGGCTGGAGAACTCGAACAATTATAAATCCTGACAAGCAATTGGTGCGTCGACTTGCAGATATTGGAAGTTTGCCAGCGTCGCTGTATCTAGGAACTCTGGGGTTACCAGG CTTGTGTGCATATTTCACCACCTGCGAAGTTTTCCAGGTTAAAGCTGGAGATGTTCTTGTGATCAATGCTGCCTCAAGTCCAATTTCTAATGTCGTTGGACAAATAGCGAAAATAAAG GGATGTAAAGTAATTGCCTTCGCAGGATCGAAAGAACGGTGTGACTGGGTTCGAGAGTTGGGCTTTGATTGTGTCTTCAACGCTAACGCTGTCGGAATCTCACCAGCTTTGCAGAGAGTTGCCTCCCAAGGCGTGGACTTCTATTTTGATAGT GTTGGGGCTTCATTTACAAAAGAAGTTCTTGCGCATGTCAACAGTCTGGGAACTATTTGTGTTTGCGGATACATTAGCACTTATGGGAATCGCGAGTGTACAG ATCCCTACCATCTTATTTTCTCCAGAGAACGTCAAGTCTCTAGTACATCAGTCATGGACTACACAGCCAGATTTGAAGAGGCGGAAAAGCAATTGCTGGATTGGATCAATAtg GGAAAACTTAAGTTCCGAGAACTGCTTTTCAATGGCTTTGAAAAATTGCCCGAGGCGTTGGCTGCAGTGTATGACATGAGAACTGTGGGTAAAGTTATTGTCAAGTCTGCAGCAGCTCCCTCTCTGCTTACTATGTTGGTAGagtattaa
- the LOC106056556 gene encoding succinate--CoA ligase [GDP-forming] subunit beta, mitochondrial-like: METIVKHVFVNQRKYLPLLSQIRKLNLQEFQSKKLMCDNGISVQKFEVAASKDDAVKIASKLKVKEYVIKAQILAGGRGKGVFDTGFKGGVHLTKDPLKVESLVDSMLGHKLVTKQTSKDGVTVRKVMVAEALDISRETYFAILMDRSYGGPVMVGSPKGGMDIEEVAKKEPDAIFTEPIDIYSGLHLNQALKMAENLGFNGQKQKEAAEQMIRLYKLFLKVDATQVEINPFGETVDGRVVCFDAKINFDDNAQFRQKDIFSMDDMAESDPREVEAAKYNLNYIGMDGNIACLVNGAGLAMATMDIIQLYGGSPANFLDVGGTVTENQVFHAFKLLSDDKQVKAILVNIFGGIVNCVTIANGISNAYKSMQLSLPLIVRLEGTNVTEAKQILENSKMPIITANDLDDAAKKAVSSLK, translated from the exons ATGGAGACTATAGTAAAGCATGTTTTTGTGAATCAGAGAAAG TATCTTCCACTATTGAGCCAAATAAGAAAGTTAAATCTTCAGgaatttcaaagtaaaaagcTCATGTGTGACAATGGCATTAGTGTTCAGAAGTTTGAAGTAGCAGCATCAAAAGATGATGCAGTCAAGATTGCATCAAAGCTCA aagtcAAAGAATATGTCATTAAAGCACAAATTCTGGCTGGTGGAAGGGGTAAAGGAGTGTTTGATACAGGTTTCAAAGGAGGTGTGCATCTGACTAAAGA CCCTCTTAAGGTTGAATCTTTAGTTGACAGTATGCTTGGGCACAAACTTGTCACCAAACAGACATCAAAGGATGGTGTGACTGTTAGAAag GTAATGGTTGCAGAGGCGTTGGATATTTCTCGTGAGACATACTTTGCTATTCTAATGGATCGTAGCTATGGAGGTCCTGTGATGGTGGGTAGTCCAAAAGGAGGAATGGATATAGAAGAAGTGGCTAAAAAGGAACCAGATGCTATATTTACT gaaccGATTGACATATATTCCGGACTTCATCTTAATCAAGCTTTGAAAATGGCAGAAAACTTAGGTTTCAATGGTCAGAAACAGAAAGAG GCAGCAGAACAAATGATAAGATTGTATAAGCTATTTCTTAAAGTGGACGCAACTCAGGTAGAGATCAACCCATTTGGTGAGACTGTAGATGGCAGAG ttgtttgCTTTGATGCCAAAATAAACTTTGATGACAATGCTCAGTTCAGACAGAAAGACATTTTCTCCATGGATGACATGGCTGAGAGTGATCCTAGAGAGGTTGAGGCTGCCAAATATAATCTGAATTACATTGGAATGGATGGAAATATTGCTTGTCTAG TGAATGGAGCTGGACTAGCCATGGCTACAATGGACATAATTCAACTTTATGGAGGATCACCAGCCAATTTCTTGGATGTTGGTGGAACAGTCACAGAAAATCAAGTGTTTCATGCTTTTAAACTTCTCTCAGATGATAAACAG GTTAAAGCAATACTTGTGAATATCTTTGGTGGTATTGTCAACTGTGTTACAATAGCCAATGGAATCTCCAATGCTTACAAAAGTATGCAGTTGTCACTGCCTTTGATTGTTCGTTTGGAAG GTACAAATGTTACTGAGGCCAAACAAATCTTAGAAAACAGTAAAATGCCAATTATTACAGCAAATGACTTGGATGATGCTGCTAAGAAAGCTGTCTCTAGTCTGAAATAG
- the LOC106056557 gene encoding prostaglandin reductase 1-like isoform X3 — MCSFPIDIKYTLKVKTLLVNFVGFVSSNMDDGQKGTSQTWIKCRNFFGTPKRKDFKNVCQDLPDIQKGEILVEALCWTVDNYMTAFNVPEGSIMIGEQVASVIETLHEDYPLRMLVICDVGWRTRTIINPDKQLVRRLADIGSLPASLYLGTLGLPGLCAYFTTCEVFQVKAGDVLVINAASSPISNVVGQIAKIKDRKNGVTGFESWALIVSSTLTLSESHQLCRELPPKAWTSILIVLGLHLQKKFLRMSTVWELFVFADTLALMGIASVQIPTILFSPENVKSLVHQSWTTQPDLKRRKSNCWIGSIWENLSSENCFSMALKNCPRRWLQCMT; from the exons ATGTGTAGTTTTCccatagatataaaatatactttGAAAGTGAAAACTCTTCTGGTTAACTTTGTTGGCTTTGTTTCAAGTAACATGGATGATGGACAG AAAGGAACAAGCCAAACTTGGATCAAATGTAGAAACTTTTTCGGTACaccaaaaagaaaagattttaaaaatgtgtgccAAGACTTACCGGACATTCAAAAGGGAg AAATCCTGGTTGAAGCTCTTTGTTGGACAGTTGACAACTATATGAC AGCATTCAATGTTCCTGAAGGCTCCATCATGATTGGCGAACAGGTAGCAAG TGTCATAGAAACACTGCACGAGGATTATCCACTAAGAATGCTCGTTATATGTGATGTCGGCTGGAGAACTCGAACAATTATAAATCCTGACAAGCAATTGGTGCGTCGACTTGCAGATATTGGAAGTTTGCCAGCGTCGCTGTATCTAGGAACTCTGGGGTTACCAGG CTTGTGTGCATATTTCACCACCTGCGAAGTTTTCCAGGTTAAAGCTGGAGATGTTCTTGTGATCAATGCTGCCTCAAGTCCAATTTCTAATGTCGTTGGACAAATAGCGAAAATAAAG GATCGAAAGAACGGTGTGACTGGGTTCGAGAGTTGGGCTTTGATTGTGTCTTCAACGCTAACGCTGTCGGAATCTCACCAGCTTTGCAGAGAGTTGCCTCCCAAGGCGTGGACTTCTATTTTGATAGT GTTGGGGCTTCATTTACAAAAGAAGTTCTTGCGCATGTCAACAGTCTGGGAACTATTTGTGTTTGCGGATACATTAGCACTTATGGGAATCGCGAGTGTACAG ATCCCTACCATCTTATTTTCTCCAGAGAACGTCAAGTCTCTAGTACATCAGTCATGGACTACACAGCCAGATTTGAAGAGGCGGAAAAGCAATTGCTGGATTGGATCAATAtg GGAAAACTTAAGTTCCGAGAACTGCTTTTCAATGGCTTTGAAAAATTGCCCGAGGCGTTGGCTGCAGTGTATGACATGA
- the LOC106056557 gene encoding prostaglandin reductase 1-like isoform X2, protein MMDSQKGTSQTWIKCRNFFGTPKRKDFKNVCQDLPDIQKGEILVEALCWTVDNYMTAFNVPEGSIMIGEQVASVIETLHEDYPLRMLVICDVGWRTRTIINPDKQLVRRLADIGSLPASLYLGTLGLPGLCAYFTTCEVFQVKAGDVLVINAASSPISNVVGQIAKIKGCKVIAFAGSKERCDWVRELGFDCVFNANAVGISPALQRVASQGVDFYFDSVGASFTKEVLAHVNSLGTICVCGYISTYGNRECTDPYHLIFSRERQVSSTSVMDYTARFEEAEKQLLDWINMGKLKFRELLFNGFEKLPEALAAVYDMRTVGKVIVKSAAAPSLLTMLVEY, encoded by the exons ATGATGGACAG TCAGAAAGGAACAAGCCAAACTTGGATCAAATGTAGAAACTTTTTCGGTACaccaaaaagaaaagattttaaaaatgtgtgccAAGACTTACCGGACATTCAAAAGGGAg AAATCCTGGTTGAAGCTCTTTGTTGGACAGTTGACAACTATATGAC AGCATTCAATGTTCCTGAAGGCTCCATCATGATTGGCGAACAGGTAGCAAG TGTCATAGAAACACTGCACGAGGATTATCCACTAAGAATGCTCGTTATATGTGATGTCGGCTGGAGAACTCGAACAATTATAAATCCTGACAAGCAATTGGTGCGTCGACTTGCAGATATTGGAAGTTTGCCAGCGTCGCTGTATCTAGGAACTCTGGGGTTACCAGG CTTGTGTGCATATTTCACCACCTGCGAAGTTTTCCAGGTTAAAGCTGGAGATGTTCTTGTGATCAATGCTGCCTCAAGTCCAATTTCTAATGTCGTTGGACAAATAGCGAAAATAAAG GGATGTAAAGTAATTGCCTTCGCAGGATCGAAAGAACGGTGTGACTGGGTTCGAGAGTTGGGCTTTGATTGTGTCTTCAACGCTAACGCTGTCGGAATCTCACCAGCTTTGCAGAGAGTTGCCTCCCAAGGCGTGGACTTCTATTTTGATAGT GTTGGGGCTTCATTTACAAAAGAAGTTCTTGCGCATGTCAACAGTCTGGGAACTATTTGTGTTTGCGGATACATTAGCACTTATGGGAATCGCGAGTGTACAG ATCCCTACCATCTTATTTTCTCCAGAGAACGTCAAGTCTCTAGTACATCAGTCATGGACTACACAGCCAGATTTGAAGAGGCGGAAAAGCAATTGCTGGATTGGATCAATAtg GGAAAACTTAAGTTCCGAGAACTGCTTTTCAATGGCTTTGAAAAATTGCCCGAGGCGTTGGCTGCAGTGTATGACATGAGAACTGTGGGTAAAGTTATTGTCAAGTCTGCAGCAGCTCCCTCTCTGCTTACTATGTTGGTAGagtattaa
- the LOC106056557 gene encoding prostaglandin reductase 1-like isoform X4: MCSFPIDIKYTLKVKTLLVNFVGFVSSNMDDGQKGTSQTWIKCRNFFGTPKRKDFKNVCQDLPDIQKGEILVEALCWTVDNYMTAFNVPEGSIMIGEQVASVIETLHEDYPLRMLVICDVGWRTRTIINPDKQLVRRLADIGSLPASLYLGTLGLPGLCAYFTTCEVFQVKAGDVLVINAASSPISNVVGQIAKIKGCKVIAFAGSKERCDWVRELGFDCVFNANAVGISPALQRVASQGVDFYFDSIPTILFSPENVKSLVHQSWTTQPDLKRRKSNCWIGSIWENLSSENCFSMALKNCPRRWLQCMT; this comes from the exons ATGTGTAGTTTTCccatagatataaaatatactttGAAAGTGAAAACTCTTCTGGTTAACTTTGTTGGCTTTGTTTCAAGTAACATGGATGATGGACAG AAAGGAACAAGCCAAACTTGGATCAAATGTAGAAACTTTTTCGGTACaccaaaaagaaaagattttaaaaatgtgtgccAAGACTTACCGGACATTCAAAAGGGAg AAATCCTGGTTGAAGCTCTTTGTTGGACAGTTGACAACTATATGAC AGCATTCAATGTTCCTGAAGGCTCCATCATGATTGGCGAACAGGTAGCAAG TGTCATAGAAACACTGCACGAGGATTATCCACTAAGAATGCTCGTTATATGTGATGTCGGCTGGAGAACTCGAACAATTATAAATCCTGACAAGCAATTGGTGCGTCGACTTGCAGATATTGGAAGTTTGCCAGCGTCGCTGTATCTAGGAACTCTGGGGTTACCAGG CTTGTGTGCATATTTCACCACCTGCGAAGTTTTCCAGGTTAAAGCTGGAGATGTTCTTGTGATCAATGCTGCCTCAAGTCCAATTTCTAATGTCGTTGGACAAATAGCGAAAATAAAG GGATGTAAAGTAATTGCCTTCGCAGGATCGAAAGAACGGTGTGACTGGGTTCGAGAGTTGGGCTTTGATTGTGTCTTCAACGCTAACGCTGTCGGAATCTCACCAGCTTTGCAGAGAGTTGCCTCCCAAGGCGTGGACTTCTATTTTGATAGT ATCCCTACCATCTTATTTTCTCCAGAGAACGTCAAGTCTCTAGTACATCAGTCATGGACTACACAGCCAGATTTGAAGAGGCGGAAAAGCAATTGCTGGATTGGATCAATAtg GGAAAACTTAAGTTCCGAGAACTGCTTTTCAATGGCTTTGAAAAATTGCCCGAGGCGTTGGCTGCAGTGTATGACATGA